Within the Etheostoma spectabile isolate EspeVRDwgs_2016 unplaced genomic scaffold, UIUC_Espe_1.0 scaffold00019302, whole genome shotgun sequence genome, the region TCTGGTATATCTGGAACATTCACAAATGAAGTCACTTTTTGTCATTACAGGGAGGAGACGGACATTTCATTACCTGACATCGTGGCAAACCTGTCGCTTCCTATTGATCATAAAAGAGTCAGTCGGTTCAACATCTCAAGGGCTAATGTTTGGGATGGGGCAGTCAGAGGTTTCAAGCGTACAACATATTCTGAAACCTGTGACATGCTGGTCAAATTTACTGATGATACTGGTGTTTTGGAAGAGGGAATTGACACGGGTGGTCCAAGACGAGAGTTTTTAACTCTACTAATGAAACACCTAAAAGACCGGCCCATTTTTGATGGACCAGAAGGACATCGGTTCTTGGTCTACAATGCAAATGGTATGCATATGGGTTAGATGTGTACTATAGGCTACTAATGGTTGGTTAATGATCATTGACCATATATATCACATGACATATGCTtgtatattacagtatataatgcattttgttataattttgCATTATGACTTCATTCACAGCTGTTAGGGAGGATGAGTACTACCTGGCAGGAAAGATGATTGCTGTGTCAGTTGTGCATGGAGGTCCAGGACCCCATTTCCTGTCAGAAGATCTTGTACATTATCTTTCAGGCCAGCCTTCATTCAAAGCACcaattaatttaataactgATGAAGACATAGGGAAAGCTTTGCAAGAGGTGAGAATAGCATAAGGGCTACAGTATGGTAGGGCAGAGTTTTACATAGTTCCTGAAGTGTTTTGAGACAATGTTTAATTCCTATATCACGTGCAGAATTTGTTTCATTAATTTATTAGTCTTTGATGCTGTAAAATTACACCATGCTATGTATGTCATTAAAATAGGCTAGGAGATATAGTGCATACAGTTATTGACTGGGGTGTTTGTCTTTTCATGTCTTTCAGATTGAGAGTGCTGCTTCATTGGATGCTCTGCAAGAATGCATGATGAGACACAGCACAATGTTACAGACAGCAGGTTGTCTGAGGCACGTGGCTACTGtcgaagaaaagaaagaaatcgtGTCCGACTACCTTCAGTGGTATATTATTGACCGCAACTCATCTGTAATTGACAGGTAAGAttctttttataaatgttaTGTATGTTTTAGTTAAATGCCTCATTGTCTCCATGTTGGTTTATGCAAACATGTATATCTGTTATCAATTTGTCACTGTGACAGAATTTGTACCTTAGTGTATTTCAACTATGTGATGTCACTTCCTTCTGTCTTTTTCCTCATCAATCTACACACAAAACATCATAAtgacaaagcaaaaacagaaattagatTCTCTTCCTGACTAACTCCATAAAGTTCAAGAGGAAAATAAGTCCAGTTACCCCTTAAAGTTATCCATCCACATCTGCTACACATCTGGCAGCAGAGTGATGGTTTGAGGCTCACTTGATCCATCAAACCCTTGATGACTGCTGCTTTTTATCCAACCACCTGCTCAATACTGTACCAGTGTCACTTACATCTGAATCTATTCCTGCCCTCAGTTCTCATAGAGATCCAGTCACACGCAGAGGTTTTAGTGTAAGTGTCCATGaaaatatatacagatataaagAGTGTGGGGATGTTGATGGGTGTGTAAAGGCTGTAGCTTCATACACGAGGAATCCAGGCTGGAATTACTTCCATAGGTGCTTCAACAGCATACTGAGAAAAGGCTCACTAACTTCAGCAAATgtgatattttagtttttttcttctttttttattaaatttgctACAATTTTCTCAAAACCTGTTTTTGCCTAGCTTATGATGTATTGTGTGTAGACTGATGACGAATAATATTTTATATGAAATCTCTAActcaaagttttgaaaaattgCATGGGATGTGTAGACTTTCTGAAGGCACTGTATAAGTGCTCAAGCCACCTAGCCATTCCAGTCTTTGTCGTTTAAACCTTAGATTGTAACAATTAACTTTTAATGTGCAATGCaaaaataggtttttttttaattcaatggtCAACACAACAATTTCCCCCCAAATGTTTAAGGTGGATAGTAATTGAAGagaatatttgttttctttagatAATTTAAATTGGCACTATACAACAGTGAATCAATGTTTGTGTTCACCATGTAGATTCAGAGATGGTCTTTCAACCCTGGAGTTTTTGACTGCACTACAGCAACACCCTACTTTGCTGGCCCCTGTTCTGTGCCACACTGAAAAGCGACTCACTGCTTTTGAACTTGAGAAACTCTTCAAACCCGACCTCAGTCCATCAGGGAGTAATCGACGACTTAAAGAAAGTCAAACCATGGCCTATTGGGCAGATTATCTCCTTGATTGTGAAGGTTTgttagtttatttgttttttataacaAGTTAAGAAAACGCATGTCAATGATTTATctgaattgtttttctttgtagaaGGCCAGGCTGCTGTGTCTGTGGAAGATGTTTTGATGTTTGCTACTGGGCTGTCTTCACTTCCCCCATCTGGCTTGGAACCACCGCCACAAATAGAGTTCCTGGATGACTCTGCGTTCCCCATGGCAAACACATGTtcaaactccttgagattaccACTCCTAGACTCATTCACTTTGTTTAAGTCACAAATGGACTTTGGAATTCAAAATAGTCCAGGATTTGGCTGTTTCTAAGCTATATGATGGATGACTCAGAGTTAAAGTTGTTGTTAAAGGTGCACTTTAATGTGAAGTTGCCAAAGTTGattttataataacaataacagtatgtgagcatgtgtttttttttctcagttaacattttaaaaatgttttagatCTGTGACTGGGATCCCTTAATATGTCACTGTTTTAGATAAAGAAGTACTTAAAGAAGTTGTTCTTTACTACAAAATTTTAATAAACATTActatttttgattaatttacTTTACACTTAAACAGCAAAGCTGTGGGTGACAGATTCGTAAACATTGTGTTCAGACAGTGTTCCACCACTACAataaaaactccctttttgaTCCTTTCATAGCCGAGCCATTTCTTTTAGAATCATGTACAGTTCTGATGCAGACTCCCAGTTTTCTGGCTTCAGTAACTGATTGTGGTCCATGGCAAAGTCCAAGTACTCCTGCATGTTTGGGTCCCCACAAGGAGTAATGAACAGGCTAGCCTCAGGAAGGGCATCCAATTCAGCCTGTTGAATTGGAAATGCACAGTCTCTGGAACCAAACCTATGTTAAATAGAAAACataattgcatttgttttcatttaaactaaaacGTTAGATTAATACCTTTACCTATTTATCACCAATGTATCACCTGTGTGGTAAGTAGTAGAGTTCATTGGGCACTCCTCCTGGACATGCTGCTGTTCTGGAAGGGCGAATCCTGTGACTGTTCCACAGTCTCACACACTCATCTAAGTCCTTCTGAATAACCTCACCGAAGCAGTATCTCAAGAGACACTGATGCTCATGACTCCCGTTAAAGTATCCGGCATCTCTAAGGTCCGTAAATAACTCCATCCAGAACTGAGACCTATAGAAACGGATATACATTTAGTTAAACCTTTAAGTGTATACATGTTTGAATAATAAAATCAAAGATTAGTTGTAATGAAATTTATGGGTTGTGCATCTTTTGGtcattcaattttcttttcagaaacTACCTTCCTtatattttttcagattttttattgtgctcgttttttctttttctattactCGTTCCAGAGAAGAAAATCAAATGACCAAAAGATGCAATGAGCCTTTATGAACGTTCACTCACCTCCCCTTTCTAAATATAGACCACCAGGACTCAATACGCTGGTTATTTATAGATGAGCCGTACATGTGACTGGACGCTCCAGAGTAGTAGTCACTGTGATGTAGGGTACATTGAATTGCAGCCATTATGCCGTTCTCAGTGCCGCAATCAGTCCTCAGTCTCATGGGGATGACACCGAGGTGTTGCACACATGACATGAAATAGTGAGCAATCACCGTTGGGTTATTATTTGTTGGTCCacattcaagccacagtacttTACGTGAAAATCCATCTATGCATCCCGAAATGGCCAAACCGAATGGCTTAAGTTTATCATAACCATCTGCGTGCCACATATAGTTAGGTCCCATTGAGTGGTAGGTTCTTCTTGTAAACCTTCTGCGTGTTCTGCTCTCACACCCTCGAGGATTAAGCTCCCGGAGCAAATTCATCACATCATCTCTCTTCACTCGaagattgtacttttgtttaagTACCTGCCACATCGTGCGGTAGCCAAATAGTTGTCCAGGTCCACGAAGTTCCAATCTGATGGCGTTACTCACGGTGTTTGGAGAGGAATAATCCTTTCGGCGGTACAACCCGGCTTCGTTCAGTTTACTTTTAAGAGTCCTCAAGCTGATGTTTACACCGTGTAGGCTTGACATCATGTCCACAATTACATCGTAGGAATGGCCCTCGTTGAAATACTGAAC harbors:
- the LOC116684517 gene encoding LOW QUALITY PROTEIN: G2/M phase-specific E3 ubiquitin-protein ligase-like (The sequence of the model RefSeq protein was modified relative to this genomic sequence to represent the inferred CDS: substituted 1 base at 1 genomic stop codon), with product MDCDRGIFCPFCGKHMNTLTRFCFTCGQCLEFLKDADQTETLVTQASSRQPDSVNQTEHPCPSYKQFMEYRSSKSKERQAFNYGPKRRNRPKERKNVQINVGLMVPHGTDGTDLKPLRGKTLPVFTDPEVAAPDLLKQAVQKMRTFNKDMHEGPYVLLDPDCSEVVHVPGSERPFKLAEYIKEIGKAYSRITFFICLEKHYKGVDDTSDSDSEIVITTRSRAEFNQADTLVFEPKNXSTPKHKLEDEREETDISLPDIVANLSLPIDHKRVSRFNISRANVWDGAVRGFKRTTYSETCDMLVKFTDDTGVLEEGIDTGGPRREFLTLLMKHLKDRPIFDGPEGHRFLVYNANAVREDEYYLAGKMIAVSVVHGGPGPHFLSEDLVHYLSGQPSFKAPINLITDEDIGKALQEIESAASLDALQECMMRHSTMLQTAGCLRHVATVEEKKEIVSDYLQWYIIDRNSSVIDRFRDGLSTLEFLTALQQHPTLLAPVLCHTEKRLTAFELEKLFKPDLSPSGSNRRLKESQTMAYWADYLLDCEEGQAAVSVEDVLMFATGLSSLPPSGLEPPPQIEFLDDSAFPMANTCSNSLRLPLLDSFTLFKSQMDFGIQNSPGFGCF